A single Pseudomonas putida DNA region contains:
- a CDS encoding phosphatase PAP2 family protein: protein MQHRTRPRPINLWLYLGIPLAIAAALLLLELTSVDMDVANLFFDPAAGQFIGRHSYLLETVMHDRVKQGVILLGLISLGAFASSFVWKPLFSWRRELGCLVLALGLSTAFVTPLKKVTQVQCPWSLTQFGGKETYSKLLEHRPATDKPGLCWPGGHAATGFCLFGLFFMLRDRRPKLARVAFGVALVAGSALGLGRMLQGAHFLSHNVWTAVFCWLIGLGSYYLVLYRKGMAEAPATEHRIA from the coding sequence ATGCAACACCGCACTCGTCCGCGCCCGATCAATCTCTGGCTGTACCTGGGCATACCACTGGCTATTGCCGCGGCCCTGCTCCTGCTGGAACTGACCTCGGTCGACATGGACGTCGCCAACCTGTTCTTCGACCCCGCCGCCGGGCAGTTCATCGGCCGTCACAGTTACCTGCTGGAAACGGTCATGCATGACCGGGTCAAGCAAGGCGTGATCCTGCTTGGGCTGATCTCGCTGGGCGCGTTCGCCTCGAGCTTCGTCTGGAAGCCTCTGTTCAGCTGGCGTCGTGAGCTGGGTTGCCTGGTCTTGGCATTGGGCCTGTCGACGGCCTTCGTCACGCCGCTGAAGAAGGTGACCCAGGTGCAATGCCCATGGAGCCTGACCCAGTTCGGCGGCAAGGAAACCTACAGCAAGCTGCTGGAACACCGGCCGGCGACCGACAAGCCGGGGCTGTGCTGGCCGGGCGGGCATGCGGCGACCGGTTTCTGCCTGTTCGGCCTGTTCTTCATGCTGCGTGACCGCCGGCCGAAGCTGGCGCGGGTGGCATTCGGGGTAGCCCTGGTGGCCGGCTCGGCACTGGGGCTGGGGCGGATGCTGCAGGGCGCGCACTTCTTGTCGCATAACGTGTGGACGGCGGTGTTCTGCTGGTTGATCGGGTTGGGGTCGTATTATCTGGTGCTGTACCGCAAGGGCATGGCCGAGGCGCCAGCCACCGAGCACCGCATTGCCTGA
- a CDS encoding lipopolysaccharide kinase InaA family protein — MAVAQNGESRFDYYWRQQGEWVEEPNQRRGGESGVQRLNDGNGKVLYAKRQVGHIYRSLLHPFGRPTVLRELDALNSFEQLGVRVPRIVFCGAERDPEHQWRALLVSEALDGFVELDTWHAEGARERYPQVVHERMLKDLADNLARMHLGHWQHGCLYGKHVFIKVIGEGEQARVEVALLDLEKCRRRISCQRAAGNDLRQLRRHSSLNDTEWQTLLYFYQMAFGSAVKGLGQ, encoded by the coding sequence ATGGCTGTAGCCCAAAATGGGGAGTCGCGGTTCGATTATTACTGGCGCCAGCAGGGCGAATGGGTCGAGGAACCCAACCAGCGGCGCGGTGGTGAGAGTGGTGTACAACGGCTGAACGATGGCAACGGCAAGGTGCTGTATGCCAAGCGTCAGGTCGGCCACATCTATCGCAGCCTGCTGCACCCGTTTGGCAGGCCGACCGTGTTGCGCGAACTCGATGCACTGAATAGCTTCGAGCAACTGGGTGTGCGCGTGCCGCGCATCGTGTTTTGTGGTGCCGAGCGTGATCCCGAGCACCAGTGGCGCGCGCTGCTGGTCAGCGAGGCGCTGGACGGCTTCGTCGAGCTCGACACGTGGCACGCCGAAGGTGCGCGCGAGCGCTATCCTCAAGTAGTGCATGAACGCATGCTCAAGGACCTGGCCGACAACCTGGCGCGCATGCACCTGGGTCATTGGCAGCATGGCTGCCTGTACGGCAAGCACGTCTTCATCAAGGTCATCGGCGAGGGTGAGCAGGCCCGCGTCGAAGTAGCACTCCTGGACCTGGAAAAGTGCCGACGACGCATCAGCTGTCAGCGAGCTGCGGGTAACGACCTGCGCCAGCTGCGCCGCCACTCGTCGCTAAATGACACGGAATGGCAAACGCTGCTCTATTTTTACCAGATGGCGTTTGGCAGCGCTGTCAAAGGGTTAGGGCAATGA
- the groL gene encoding chaperonin GroEL (60 kDa chaperone family; promotes refolding of misfolded polypeptides especially under stressful conditions; forms two stacked rings of heptamers to form a barrel-shaped 14mer; ends can be capped by GroES; misfolded proteins enter the barrel where they are refolded when GroES binds) has protein sequence MAAKDVKFGDSARKKMLVGVNVLADAVKATLGPKGRNVVLAKSFGAPTITKDGVSVAKEIELKDAFENMGAQLVKEVASKANDAAGDGTTTATVLAQAIVNEGLKAVAAGMNPMDLKRGIDKATAAVVAELKNLSKPCADSKAIAQVGTISANSDNSIGEIIAEAMEKVGKEGVITVEEGSGLENELSVVEGMQFDRGYLSPYFINKPDTMVAELEGPLLLLVDKKISNIRELLPVLEAVAKAGRPLLIVAEDVEGEALATLVVNNMRGIVKVAAVKAPGFGDRRKAMLQDIAVLTGGQVISEEIGLTLETTTLEHLGNAKRVILSKENTTIIDGAGVDADIEARVKQIRAQIEETSSDYDREKLQERLAKLAGGVAVIKVGAGTEVEMKEKKARVEDALHATRAAVEEGVVPGGGVALVRALAAIVDLKGDNEDQNVGIALLRRAVEAPLRQITANAGDEPSVVADKVKQGSGNYGYNAATGEYGDMIEMGILDPAKVTRSALQAAASIGGLMITTEAMVADLPEDKPAAGMPDMGGMGGMGGMM, from the coding sequence AGCGACCCTCGGCCCGAAAGGCCGTAACGTGGTGCTGGCCAAGAGCTTCGGCGCTCCGACCATCACCAAGGACGGCGTTTCCGTTGCCAAAGAAATCGAGCTGAAAGACGCTTTCGAAAACATGGGCGCCCAGCTGGTCAAGGAAGTTGCTTCCAAGGCCAACGACGCTGCCGGTGACGGCACCACCACCGCTACCGTTCTGGCTCAGGCCATCGTCAACGAAGGCCTGAAAGCCGTCGCTGCCGGCATGAACCCGATGGACCTGAAGCGCGGCATCGACAAGGCCACCGCCGCCGTTGTCGCCGAGCTGAAGAACCTGTCCAAGCCATGCGCCGACTCCAAGGCCATCGCCCAGGTAGGTACCATCTCCGCCAACTCCGACAACTCCATCGGTGAAATCATCGCCGAAGCCATGGAAAAAGTCGGTAAAGAAGGCGTGATCACCGTTGAAGAAGGCTCGGGCCTGGAAAACGAACTGTCTGTCGTAGAAGGCATGCAGTTCGACCGCGGCTACCTGTCGCCGTACTTCATCAACAAGCCGGACACCATGGTTGCCGAGCTGGAAGGCCCGCTGCTGCTGCTGGTCGACAAGAAGATCTCCAACATCCGTGAGCTGCTGCCAGTTCTGGAAGCCGTTGCCAAGGCCGGCCGCCCACTGCTGATCGTTGCTGAAGACGTTGAAGGCGAAGCCCTGGCTACCCTGGTGGTCAACAACATGCGCGGCATCGTCAAGGTTGCTGCGGTCAAGGCACCGGGCTTCGGCGACCGCCGCAAGGCCATGCTGCAGGACATCGCTGTCCTGACCGGCGGCCAGGTCATCTCCGAAGAAATCGGCCTGACCCTGGAAACCACTACCCTGGAGCACCTGGGTAACGCCAAGCGCGTCATCCTGTCCAAGGAAAACACCACCATCATCGATGGTGCTGGCGTTGACGCCGACATCGAAGCACGCGTCAAGCAGATCCGTGCCCAGATCGAAGAGACTTCCTCCGACTACGACCGTGAGAAGCTGCAAGAGCGTCTGGCCAAGCTGGCTGGCGGTGTTGCCGTGATCAAGGTCGGTGCCGGCACCGAAGTTGAAATGAAAGAGAAGAAAGCCCGCGTTGAAGACGCCCTGCACGCTACCCGTGCAGCCGTTGAAGAAGGCGTGGTGCCTGGCGGTGGTGTAGCCCTGGTTCGCGCCCTGGCTGCCATCGTTGACCTCAAAGGCGACAACGAAGACCAGAACGTCGGTATCGCCCTGCTGCGTCGCGCTGTAGAAGCTCCGCTGCGCCAGATCACTGCCAACGCCGGCGACGAGCCAAGCGTTGTCGCTGACAAGGTCAAGCAAGGTTCGGGCAACTACGGCTACAACGCCGCTACCGGCGAATACGGCGACATGATCGAGATGGGTATCCTCGACCCAGCCAAGGTCACCCGTTCGGCTCTGCAAGCCGCAGCTTCGATCGGCGGTCTGATGATCACCACCGAAGCCATGGTTGCCGACCTGCCAGAAGACAAGCCAGCTGCTGGCATGCCTGACATGGGCGGCATGGGTGGCATGGGCGGCATGATGTAA
- a CDS encoding class I SAM-dependent methyltransferase has translation MRSPIKLEFSEKYDQQHAKEYFLKHQDGLARRLSHKRDEQLARRALALAGEPGLVLDLPCGAGRFWPLLAEKPNRVIIGADNSEAMIQTACAAQPPEVVARVRPLQTSAFAIDLPDNSVDSIFCMRLFHHIGEAAHRKTILDEFQRVSRDSVILSLWVDGNFKAWRRQKLEQKRSAKAEQGSYQNRFVLPAETVEAEFKAAGFRIQEHLDFLPFYAMWRVYVLRKG, from the coding sequence ATGCGCAGCCCGATCAAACTCGAATTTTCCGAGAAGTACGACCAGCAACATGCCAAGGAGTACTTCCTCAAGCACCAGGACGGACTGGCACGGCGCCTGTCCCACAAACGTGACGAGCAGTTGGCCCGTCGTGCGTTGGCGCTGGCCGGAGAACCGGGCCTGGTTCTCGACCTGCCTTGCGGCGCTGGCCGTTTCTGGCCGCTGCTGGCGGAAAAGCCGAACCGGGTGATCATCGGTGCCGACAACTCTGAGGCGATGATCCAGACGGCCTGTGCCGCACAACCGCCAGAGGTGGTGGCGCGGGTACGTCCTTTGCAGACATCGGCATTCGCGATCGACTTGCCGGACAATTCGGTCGACAGCATCTTCTGCATGCGGCTGTTCCACCATATTGGCGAGGCGGCTCACCGCAAGACCATTCTTGACGAGTTTCAAAGAGTTAGCCGTGACAGTGTAATCCTGTCATTGTGGGTGGACGGTAACTTCAAGGCCTGGCGCCGCCAGAAGCTCGAGCAGAAGCGTAGTGCCAAGGCCGAGCAGGGCAGCTATCAGAACCGTTTCGTGTTACCGGCAGAAACGGTTGAAGCAGAATTCAAGGCCGCCGGCTTCAGAATCCAGGAACACCTCGACTTCCTGCCGTTCTATGCCATGTGGCGGGTATATGTATTGCGTAAGGGGTAG
- a CDS encoding multidrug efflux RND transporter permease subunit — protein sequence MAFTDPFIRRPVLASVVSLLILLLGFQAWNKLQIRQYPKMENALITVTTAYPGANAETIQGYITQPLQQSLASAEGIDYMTSVSRQNFSVISIYARIGADSDRLFTELLAKANEVRNQLPQNAEDPVLSKEAADASALMYISFYSKEMSNPQITDYLSRVIQPKLATLPGMAEAEILGNQVFAMRIWIDPVKLAGFGLSATDVTNAVRRYNFLSAAGEVKGEYVVTSINASTELKSAEAFAALPLKVSGDSRVLLGDVARVEMGAENYDTVSSFDGTPSVYIGIKATPAANPLDVIKEVRRIMPELESQLPSALKVSIAYDATLFIQASIDEVIKTLGEAVLIVIVVVFLFLGALRSVLIPVVTIPLSMIGVLFFMQMMGYSLNLLTLLAMVLAIGLVVDDAIVVVENIHRHMEEGKSPFDAALEGAREIAMPVVSMTITLAAVYAPIGFLTGLTGALFKEFALTLAGAVVISGIVALTLSPMMCALLLRQEQNASGLAHRLDVLFEGLKVRYQRLLHATLDSRPVVLVFAVIILCLIPVLLKFTQNELAPNEDQGVIFMMSSSPQPANLDYLNAYTDQFTPLFKAFPEYYSSFQINGFNGVQSGIGGFLLKPWNERNRTQMELLPLVQAKLEQIGGLQIFGFNLPALPGTGEGLPFQFVINTAGDYPALLEVAQRVKQRAQQSGKFAFLDIDLAFDKPEVVVDIDRAKAAQMGVSMDTLGSTLATLLGEAEINRFTLEGRSYKVIAQVERPYRDNAGWLNNYYVKNEQGQLLPLSTLITLSDRARPRQLNQFQQLNSAIIQGVPMVSIGEALQTVRDIAREEAPEGFSFDYAGTARQYVQEGSALWVTFGLALAIIFLVLAAQFESFRDPLVILVTVPLSICGALLPLFLGISSMNIYTQVGLVTLIGLISKHGILIVEFANQLREEKGLGVREAIEQAAAIRLRPVLMTTAAMVFGMVPLILATGAGAVSRFDIGTVIATGMSIGTLFTLFVLPCIYTLLAHKSAAQQPIAA from the coding sequence ATGGCGTTCACCGACCCGTTCATCCGCCGCCCGGTGCTGGCCAGCGTGGTCAGCCTGCTGATCCTGCTGCTTGGCTTCCAGGCCTGGAACAAACTGCAGATCCGCCAGTACCCGAAAATGGAAAACGCCCTGATCACGGTGACCACCGCCTACCCGGGGGCCAACGCCGAGACCATCCAGGGCTATATCACCCAGCCACTGCAGCAGAGCCTGGCCAGCGCCGAAGGCATCGACTACATGACCTCGGTCAGCCGGCAGAACTTCTCGGTGATTTCCATCTACGCACGCATTGGCGCCGACAGCGACCGCCTGTTTACCGAACTGCTGGCCAAGGCCAACGAGGTGCGCAACCAGCTGCCGCAGAACGCCGAAGACCCGGTGCTGAGCAAGGAAGCCGCCGATGCCTCGGCGCTGATGTATATCAGCTTCTACAGCAAGGAGATGAGCAACCCGCAGATCACCGACTACCTGTCACGGGTGATCCAGCCCAAGCTTGCGACCCTGCCGGGCATGGCCGAGGCGGAAATCCTCGGCAACCAGGTGTTCGCCATGCGCATCTGGATCGACCCGGTGAAACTGGCGGGTTTCGGCCTGTCGGCCACCGACGTGACCAATGCCGTGCGCCGCTACAACTTCCTCTCCGCGGCCGGTGAGGTGAAGGGCGAATACGTGGTCACCAGCATCAATGCCAGCACCGAGCTGAAATCGGCCGAAGCCTTCGCCGCGCTGCCGCTCAAGGTGTCCGGTGACAGCCGGGTACTGCTGGGCGACGTGGCGCGCGTGGAGATGGGCGCAGAGAACTACGACACGGTCAGTTCGTTCGATGGCACACCGTCGGTCTACATCGGCATCAAGGCCACCCCGGCAGCCAACCCGCTGGACGTGATCAAGGAAGTGCGGCGCATCATGCCAGAACTTGAAAGCCAGCTTCCGTCGGCGCTGAAGGTATCGATCGCCTACGATGCCACGCTGTTCATTCAGGCCTCCATCGACGAAGTGATCAAGACCCTCGGCGAAGCGGTGCTGATCGTCATCGTGGTGGTGTTCCTGTTCCTCGGCGCCCTGCGCTCGGTGCTGATCCCGGTGGTGACCATCCCGTTGTCGATGATCGGCGTGCTGTTCTTCATGCAGATGATGGGCTACTCGTTGAACTTGCTGACGCTGCTGGCGATGGTGCTGGCCATCGGCCTGGTGGTGGACGATGCCATCGTGGTGGTGGAAAACATTCACCGGCACATGGAGGAAGGCAAATCTCCCTTCGATGCTGCCCTGGAGGGCGCGCGGGAAATCGCCATGCCGGTGGTATCGATGACCATCACCCTGGCAGCGGTCTATGCCCCCATCGGCTTCCTCACCGGGCTCACGGGTGCGCTGTTCAAGGAGTTCGCCCTGACCCTGGCCGGCGCGGTGGTCATCTCGGGCATCGTCGCCCTGACCTTGTCGCCGATGATGTGCGCCCTGCTGTTGCGCCAGGAGCAGAATGCCAGCGGCCTGGCCCACCGCCTCGACGTGCTGTTCGAAGGCCTCAAGGTGCGCTACCAGCGCCTGCTGCACGCAACCCTCGACAGCCGCCCGGTGGTGCTGGTGTTCGCCGTGATCATCCTGTGCCTGATCCCGGTGCTGCTCAAGTTCACCCAGAACGAGCTGGCGCCCAACGAGGACCAGGGTGTGATCTTCATGATGAGCAGCTCGCCGCAGCCGGCCAACCTCGACTACCTGAACGCTTACACCGACCAGTTCACGCCGCTGTTCAAGGCCTTCCCCGAGTACTACTCGTCGTTCCAGATCAACGGTTTCAACGGCGTGCAGAGCGGCATCGGCGGTTTCCTGCTCAAACCCTGGAACGAACGCAACCGCACACAGATGGAGCTGCTGCCGCTGGTGCAGGCCAAGCTGGAGCAGATCGGCGGGCTGCAGATCTTCGGTTTCAACCTGCCGGCGCTGCCCGGCACCGGTGAAGGCCTGCCGTTCCAGTTCGTGATCAATACAGCCGGTGACTACCCTGCCCTGCTGGAAGTCGCCCAGCGGGTCAAGCAACGGGCCCAGCAATCGGGCAAGTTCGCCTTCCTCGATATCGACCTGGCGTTCGACAAACCCGAGGTGGTGGTCGACATAGACCGGGCCAAGGCGGCGCAAATGGGTGTATCCATGGATACGCTGGGCAGCACCCTTGCCACCCTGCTGGGCGAGGCGGAAATCAACCGCTTCACCCTCGAAGGCCGCAGCTACAAAGTGATTGCCCAGGTCGAGCGGCCTTATCGGGACAACGCTGGCTGGCTGAACAACTACTACGTGAAGAACGAGCAAGGGCAGCTACTGCCCTTGTCGACACTGATCACCCTCAGTGACCGCGCCCGCCCCCGCCAGCTCAACCAGTTCCAGCAGCTGAACTCGGCGATCATCCAGGGTGTGCCGATGGTCAGTATCGGCGAGGCGTTGCAAACGGTGCGCGACATCGCCCGGGAAGAGGCACCGGAGGGTTTCTCCTTCGATTATGCCGGGACAGCGCGGCAGTACGTGCAGGAAGGCAGTGCCCTGTGGGTAACCTTCGGCCTCGCCCTGGCGATCATCTTCCTCGTGCTGGCCGCGCAGTTCGAGAGCTTCCGCGACCCGCTGGTGATTCTGGTGACGGTGCCGCTGTCGATCTGTGGGGCGCTGCTACCTTTGTTCCTGGGCATTTCCAGCATGAACATTTACACCCAGGTGGGGCTGGTGACGCTGATCGGCCTGATCAGCAAGCACGGCATCCTGATCGTCGAGTTCGCCAACCAGTTGCGTGAGGAAAAGGGCCTGGGCGTTCGGGAAGCCATCGAGCAAGCTGCCGCCATTCGCTTGCGGCCGGTGCTGATGACCACGGCGGCGATGGTATTCGGCATGGTACCGCTGATCCTGGCCACCGGGGCCGGCGCGGTGAGCCGGTTCGATATCGGCACGGTGATCGCCACCGGGATGTCGATTGGCACCTTGTTTACCCTGTTTGTGCTGCCTTGCATCTACACCTTGTTGGCGCACAAGTCTGCTGCACAGCAGCCGATAGCTGCATGA
- a CDS encoding sensor histidine kinase, whose product MEFKQSLAQRIIIAFALMSALVAGAFAFGIVATVHLVEERLISSVLGGDLQRLLRMDSVSDWSHRPRPDQLFYFSGGRDDFELPKDLRHLDAGFHEVFRDQLSYHAMVEIVDGRRYVLLQDQSDFEERERVLFAVVVVGFVLSLVLAVVLGWLLARRVMAPVIRLARQVRHRDQLLGLAPPLAPDYAADEVGQLAVAFDDTLGRLRDALTRERLFTSDVSHELRTPLMVLATSCELLMENPNLETRARSQVERIARATEEMRELVKTFLMLARAQRDQGAVASQATLREVADDLTGVWRDTIEQKGLALHYDGQVSAGPLLYNATFLQSVMGNLLRNAAHYTDSGYIRLSLEPNGFSVEDSGVGIPEEQREAMFQPFVRGEERRGEGLGLGLSLVQRICDDQGWRVTLTSTAPHGCRFQVDLSQSAEKTDPTQ is encoded by the coding sequence ATGGAGTTTAAGCAAAGCCTTGCCCAGCGCATCATCATCGCCTTTGCCTTGATGAGCGCGCTGGTGGCCGGCGCCTTCGCCTTCGGTATCGTCGCCACCGTGCACTTGGTCGAGGAGCGCCTGATTTCATCGGTGCTCGGCGGTGACCTGCAGCGGTTGCTGCGCATGGACAGCGTCAGTGACTGGAGCCACCGGCCACGGCCTGACCAGCTGTTCTATTTCAGTGGCGGGCGCGATGATTTCGAGCTGCCCAAGGACCTGCGTCACCTTGATGCCGGCTTCCACGAGGTGTTTCGCGACCAGCTGTCCTACCACGCAATGGTCGAGATCGTTGATGGTCGACGCTATGTATTGCTGCAGGACCAGAGTGACTTCGAAGAGCGCGAGCGCGTGCTGTTCGCCGTCGTGGTGGTGGGTTTCGTGCTCAGCCTGGTGCTGGCGGTGGTGCTTGGCTGGCTGCTGGCGCGCAGGGTGATGGCACCGGTCATCCGCCTGGCGCGACAGGTTCGCCATCGTGATCAGTTGCTTGGCCTGGCGCCGCCGCTGGCACCGGACTATGCGGCCGACGAAGTCGGCCAGCTGGCAGTGGCGTTCGACGATACCCTGGGCCGGCTACGCGATGCGCTGACCCGCGAGCGTTTGTTCACCAGTGATGTCAGCCATGAGCTGCGCACCCCGCTGATGGTGCTGGCCACCTCGTGCGAACTGCTGATGGAAAACCCCAATCTGGAAACGCGCGCGCGCAGCCAGGTGGAACGCATCGCCCGCGCCACGGAAGAGATGCGCGAACTGGTCAAGACTTTCCTGATGCTCGCCCGTGCCCAGCGTGACCAGGGTGCCGTGGCGTCCCAGGCAACCTTGCGCGAAGTCGCCGACGACCTGACCGGGGTGTGGCGCGATACCATCGAGCAGAAGGGCCTGGCGCTCCATTACGATGGCCAGGTCAGTGCAGGCCCATTGCTGTACAACGCCACGTTCCTGCAATCGGTGATGGGTAACTTGCTGCGCAATGCCGCCCATTACACCGATAGCGGCTACATCCGCCTGAGCCTGGAGCCCAACGGCTTCAGTGTCGAAGACAGTGGCGTGGGCATCCCGGAGGAGCAGCGCGAGGCGATGTTCCAGCCGTTCGTGCGCGGCGAGGAGCGGCGCGGTGAGGGCCTGGGCCTGGGCCTGTCGCTGGTGCAGCGTATCTGCGATGACCAGGGCTGGCGGGTGACGCTGACCTCGACGGCACCACATGGCTGCCGTTTCCAGGTAGACCTGAGCCAAAGCGCGGAAAAGACCGATCCCACGCAGTAA
- the colR gene encoding two-component system response regulator ColR, with protein MRILLVEDNRDILANLADYLGMKGYTVDCAQDGLSGLHLAATEHYDLIVLDIMLPGIDGYTLCKRLREDARRDTPVIMLTARDQLDDRLQGFRSGADDYLLKPFALSELAARIEAVLRRAQGGGRRTLQVADLSYDLDTLEVTRQGRLLKLNPVGLKLLAVLMQKSPHVLRREVLEEALWGDDCPDSDSLRSHVHQLRQVIDKPFEKPLLHTVHGVGYRLAEGRDGV; from the coding sequence ATGCGCATTCTATTGGTTGAAGACAACCGCGATATTCTTGCCAACCTTGCCGATTACCTGGGCATGAAAGGCTACACCGTCGACTGCGCCCAGGACGGCCTTTCTGGCCTGCATCTGGCCGCCACCGAGCACTACGACCTGATCGTGCTCGATATCATGCTGCCCGGTATCGATGGCTATACCCTGTGCAAGCGCCTGCGCGAGGATGCCCGCCGTGACACCCCGGTCATCATGCTGACGGCCCGCGACCAGCTGGACGATCGCCTGCAGGGCTTCCGCTCCGGTGCCGACGATTACCTGCTCAAACCCTTTGCCCTGTCCGAGCTGGCCGCGCGCATCGAAGCGGTACTGCGCCGGGCCCAGGGTGGCGGGCGTCGGACCTTGCAGGTCGCGGACTTGAGCTATGACCTCGATACGCTCGAAGTGACCCGCCAGGGCCGCCTGCTCAAGCTCAACCCGGTCGGCCTCAAGCTGCTCGCCGTGTTGATGCAGAAGAGCCCGCACGTGCTGCGCCGCGAGGTGCTGGAAGAAGCCCTGTGGGGCGATGACTGCCCTGATAGCGACAGCCTGCGCAGCCATGTGCACCAGCTGCGCCAGGTAATCGACAAACCGTTCGAAAAACCCCTGCTGCATACCGTCCATGGCGTCGGCTATCGCCTCGCCGAGGGCCGCGATGGAGTTTAA
- a CDS encoding efflux RND transporter periplasmic adaptor subunit produces MLRRRMLIMLAVVLLIVLALGGYKGFSIYQQIQMFSAPRPPITVAAAPAEQRQWQERLPAVGSLKALQGVELSLEVEGIVKALYFDSGQKVKAGQPLLQLNDDQETALLGTAQADLGLAKVDFGRGSQLVGDAAISRGEFDRLSSQYRRNQAVVEQLKAQKIKKGINAPFSGTIGIRQVDIGQYLAAGTVIATLQDLSSLYVDFNVPEQALPHLSLGQQVLVQVAAYPGQTFPASLSAINPKVDENTRNLLVRATLANPDGKLLPGMFANLLILLPDPQPQVVVPESAITYTLYGNSVYVATPKKDKDGNPEKDDQGQPQLSAEQRTVQTGERRDGVVVVSKGLKAGEQVVTAGQLKLTPGAAIRIGQDSALKPEQGAPRTD; encoded by the coding sequence ATGCTACGCCGCCGCATGCTCATCATGTTGGCCGTCGTTCTGCTGATCGTGCTGGCCCTGGGGGGCTACAAAGGCTTCTCGATCTACCAACAGATCCAGATGTTCTCCGCGCCCCGGCCGCCCATCACCGTTGCCGCAGCCCCGGCCGAACAGCGCCAGTGGCAGGAACGCCTGCCTGCCGTAGGCAGCCTGAAGGCCTTGCAGGGCGTGGAGCTGAGCCTGGAAGTGGAAGGCATCGTCAAGGCCCTGTACTTCGACTCCGGGCAGAAGGTCAAGGCGGGGCAACCGCTGCTGCAGCTCAATGACGACCAGGAAACTGCCCTGCTCGGCACCGCCCAGGCCGACCTGGGGCTGGCCAAGGTCGACTTCGGTCGCGGCAGCCAGCTGGTCGGTGATGCCGCTATCTCCCGCGGCGAGTTCGATCGCCTGTCGTCCCAGTACCGGCGCAACCAGGCGGTGGTCGAGCAGCTCAAGGCGCAGAAGATCAAGAAGGGCATCAACGCGCCGTTCAGTGGCACCATCGGCATTCGCCAGGTGGACATCGGCCAGTACCTGGCCGCCGGCACGGTAATTGCCACCCTGCAAGACCTGTCCAGCCTGTACGTCGACTTCAACGTACCGGAGCAGGCGTTGCCGCACCTGAGCCTGGGCCAGCAGGTGCTTGTGCAAGTGGCGGCCTACCCGGGCCAGACGTTCCCGGCCAGCCTCAGCGCGATCAACCCCAAGGTCGATGAAAACACCCGTAACCTGCTGGTGCGCGCGACCCTGGCCAACCCGGATGGCAAGCTGCTGCCCGGCATGTTCGCCAACCTGCTGATCCTGCTACCCGATCCGCAGCCCCAGGTGGTCGTCCCGGAAAGCGCCATCACTTACACCCTGTACGGCAACTCGGTGTACGTCGCCACGCCGAAGAAGGACAAGGACGGCAACCCGGAGAAAGACGACCAGGGCCAGCCACAGCTGAGCGCCGAACAGCGCACGGTGCAGACCGGCGAGCGCCGCGATGGCGTGGTGGTGGTCAGCAAGGGCCTCAAGGCCGGCGAACAAGTGGTCACCGCCGGGCAGCTCAAGCTGACCCCAGGCGCGGCCATACGCATTGGCCAGGACAGCGCGCTCAAGCCCGAACAGGGCGCCCCGCGCACCGACTAA